Proteins from one Megalopta genalis isolate 19385.01 chromosome 1, iyMegGena1_principal, whole genome shotgun sequence genomic window:
- the LOC117229281 gene encoding dyslexia-associated protein KIAA0319 isoform X1 yields MPLIFYVGLYLLLFGSCIGDFSDWETKWQILCPGLYPTVYTSYTPRGNLSSGIYASQPHLNGLQHCIAACCTKPKCNVALMHNSTCYHLQCENSKICLPLYRGDLASESPPSMVLVKPVEEDEMWSDLLKHMDEDTGPPLMDGADRYHILFGGSNGMSCITQATCLENEICVKDPEKPDVGICQCSIGFKHNMEGMCVADEEMELSVTPQIKPQILKDSGTSMTPPVKRLLVSAVSKEVRLPENEVTLSAYTVPAEQENEHYNYAWSLLSQPESHTGIMTDQNRMTVKLSNLSEGLYTFKVTVNSPNAYGEAYANVSVLPPKRINQAPIAIISPASQVVKLPNTGAVLDGSSSKDDDRVISYHWELQQGPIGYQPNLVDTPTLQLDNLIPGNYTFKLTVEDSDHITNSTSANITVLKVTDYPPSANAGQDIIIYLPQNTLTLNGNLSTDDHGIASWEWTKSPSDQNKAVDMQNTRTPYLQLSNLEEGMYTFVLKVTDDSEQSSTAEVHVFVKPPTNKPPKADAGEDITIALPETKTLLDGHKSKDDIKIVSYHWEQVSGPSNAEFSAVNESITNVTKLTKGDYEFKLTVIDDNGNKDSDTVNVKVTQNKNAPPKANAGGDQIVNAPIGALIINGSQSTDDLRIKDWIWSRDSSSLAIGTIIQDTDKSPVLMLTDIVPGRYVFKLKVVDDQGLSSEDTVSVIVKPDPQLLHLVELTLNIGANMLTVSQKDSLVVKLQMLLRDEASIIVQNLRAEPHTGRAVLVFYVAKKGEQTTMPGPEVVKRLKEKLRQDSGLLQLSVANIDTVLCQNNCSGHGVCNQETRACMCEAFWMQNLIQKYFGNGDSNCDWSILYVIIALLSLVVCWVGLLWGLVCLCQRICTGKRRSLRAKKKPPRYSLLQPVPEDDSSTFSTHKMVLSESDTDSDDVLFEHRKTKNSQARNGKSRNGFISP; encoded by the exons ATGCCGTTAATCTTTTATGTGGGACTATATTTGTTACTTTTTGGTAGTTGCATCGGTGATTTCTCTGACTGGGAAACTAAATGGCAAATATTATGCCCTGGTTTATATCCCACAGTGTACACAAGTTACACACCTCGAGGAAATTTGTCCAGTGGAATATATGCTAGTCAGCCACACTTGAATGGTCTTCAACATTGCATTGCTGCCTGTTGCACTAAACCTAAGTGCAATGTGGCCCTTATGCATAATAGTACTTGTTACCATCTGCAATGTGAAAATTCCAAGATATGTTTACCTTTATATAGAGGCGATTTAGCTAGTGAAAGTCCACCAAGTATGGTCTTAGTTAAGCCTGTAGAGGAAGATGAAATGTGGAGTGATTTATTGAAACATATGGACGAAGATACTGG TCCTCCTCTTATGGATGGTGCAGACAGATATCATATTCTTTTTGGTGGGTCCAATGGTATGAGTTGTATCACTCAAGCAACTTGTTTGGAGAATGAAATATGTGTTAAAGATCCAGAAAAACCCGATGTTGGCATATGTCAATGTTCCATTGGCTTTAAACACAATATGGAAG GAATGTGCGTTGCGGATGAAGAAATGGAACTCAGTGTAACACCACAGATAAAACCACAGATTCTGAAAGACTCTGGGACATCAATGACTCCACCGGTGAAACGTTTGTTAGTTTCGGCTGTTTCAAAGGAAGTTCGTTTACCAGAAAATGAAGTAACATTGTCTGCATACACTGTACCTGCAGAGCAGGAGAATGAGCATTATAATTATGCCTGGAGCCTTTTAAGTCAGCCAGAAAGTCACACAGGCATTATGACTGATCAGAATCGTATGACTGTTAAATTGAGTAACTTGTCCGAGGGTTTATATACATTTAAGGTGACAGTAAATAGTCCCAATGCTTATGGCGAAGCGTACGCAAACGTCAGCGTTCTACCAC CCAAGAGAATAAATCAAGCACCAATAGCTATAATTTCACCTGCTTCACAAGTCGTAAAACTACCGAATACTGGAGCTGTGTTAGACGGGTCATCGAGCAAAGATGACGACCGGGTCATTTCTTATCACTGGGAATTGCAACAAGGACCTATTGGTTATCAACCTAATCTAGTCGATACACCCACGTTGCAATTAGATAATCTAATTCCTGGCAATTATACGTTTAA GTTGACTGTAGAAGATTCTGATCACATTACCAATTCTACTAGCGCTAACATAACTGTATTGAAAGTAACCGATTATCCACCTAGTGCAAACGCGGGAcaagatataattatatacttacCTCAGAATACACTTACTCTTAATGGTAACTTAAGCACAGACGATCACGGAATAGCGAGCTGGGAGTGGACGAAAAGTCCCTCTGATCAAAACAAAGCGGTGGATATGCAAAACACAAGGACTCCGTACTTACAACTGTCCAATTTAGAGGAGGGAATGTATACGTTTGTGCTAAAAGTAACAGACGATTCCGAGCAGTCTTCAACAGCTGAGGTTCACGTGTTTGTGAAACCACCAACGAATAAACCACCCAAGG CTGACGCAGGCGAAGATATAACGATAGCTCTGCCTGAAACAAAAACTCTACTAGATGGTCACAAAAGTAAAGATGATATTAAAATTGTCTCATATCATTGGGAACAAGTCAG TGGGCCCAGCAATGCAGAATTCTCTGCAGTTAACGAATCAATTACCAATGTAACAAAATTAACCAAGGGTGACTATGAGTTTAAGTTAACTGTAATCGATGATAACGGAAATAAAGATTCTGATACCGTGAATGTAAAAGTTACACAAA atAAAAATGCGCCTCCTAAAGCAAACGCGGGAGGTGATCAGATTGTAAACGCGCCCATCGGTGCATTGATCATTAATGGATCTCAATCAACTGATGACTTGAGAATTAAAGATTGGATATGGTCAAGAGATTCCTCTAGTCTTGCTATTGGTACTATAATTCAAGATACAGATAAGTCACCGGTTTTAAtg CTAACTGATATCGTCCCAGGTAGATACGTTTTTAAATTGAAAGTGGTGGATGACCAAGGTCTCAGTAGCGAAGACACTGTGTCGGTTATAGTAAAACCGG ATCCGCAATTATTACACTTGGTTGAACTCACATTAAATATCGGAGCAAACATGCTCACAGTGTCTCAAAAAGATTCATTGGTAGTAAAGTTACAAATGTTACTGCGAGATGAAGCATCAATTATTGTACAGAACTTAAGAGCAGAACCTCATACTGGCAGAGCAGTGCTAGTATTTTATGTTGCAAAGAAAGGAGAACAAACTACTATGCCGGGACCGGAAGTGGTTAAGCGGTTGAAGGAAAAACTAAGACAAGATTCCGGGCTTCTTCAGTTATCTGTCGCCAACATCGACACTGTTCTGTGTCAAAATAATTGTTCGG GTCATGGTGTATGCAATCAAGAGACAAGGGCATGTATGTGTGAAGCATTTTGGATGCAAAATTTAATACAGAAATATTTTGGTAATGGTGATTCCAACTGCG ATTGGAGCATTCTTTACGTGATCATCGCACTGCTATCTTTGGTTGTATGTTGGGTCGGTCTACTGTGGGGATTGGTTTGCCTATGCCAAAGAATATGTACGGGGAAGCGACGTTCGCTTCGTGCTAAGAAAAAACCCCCCCGATACTCCCTGTTACAACCGGTACCGGAAGACGATAGCAGCACct TTTCAACGCATAAAATGGTGCTATCTGAATCAGACACGGACTCTGACGATGTTTTATTCGAACACCGTAAGACGAAAAACAGCCAAGCAAGAAACGGTAAATCACGAAATGGTTTTATTAgcccttag
- the smo gene encoding smoothened, frizzled class receptor, translating into MTLLVICCLFMFHRVSSELTHGYAGNSNGENTTWNSLELSPRHRIKDSSFLLDRYPIRELPSDPLNCRRPAKCVELEKNTCMGTRLPYTRTTLELIPEDMTQDMIEERLQVLQALRHIPKCWAVVQPLLCSIFMPKCTNDTVDLPSQEMCKIVSGPCRIVFNQTIWPSFIKCDNTELFPRLCKNDIRELKFNISGKCLKPLVPTDNALAIFEGVESCGTQCNDPLFTPDEHKQIHSFIAWAAGICGSFNLFTVITFLIDWRSANKYPALVIFYINCCFMISCVGWLAQFMNASREVIVCRKDGTLRMSEPSGENLLCVVVFVLVYYSLMAAMVWFVILTYAWHMSFQALGKIQDRIDKKGAYFHLIAWCLPLVLTVTIMALGEIDGNSVTGICFVGYANHTIRAWFLLGPVLIVLLAGGYFLSRGLITLIRLKITSQEIISERASAKIRETIVRMGLFSIFTFAAVVVTFYCHIYEFQHSWQWRQSFRNYMICAITTKYLDISECKMEIRPSAAKMQLHLLLPFFSGILMSSWVWTSSTVDTWTRFLRRTFNCETEEPIRLKKHKIIAQAFAKRKTFNNAGRLSISFHNTHEDPVGLNFDLNSVASQDFSSTWAAALPKLVTRRCALVDGKGSVSSNRRNSVDSEISFSVRRVSVESRRNSLDSQISVQIAELKTTRKVASTSRGRRGKRRRDFRKSRSGKVGPLFRRGSTTSQESQLGAQILSALTIGGDSRVPAIQVPNMKRRSAITGLDERALNPKLFDGKNVNTLLPFLFPGHSNSEEISSEKQHQGVIGKDMDIEGGNIEKDDQEDQDSETDDSQAEEETKMLEPEEPHERSKSKTSNKSSKSYESIRRSREGRRSKYFLQDETILKHLFQESNDIKLKNESDIIEAYKKAGMGNLASSLNSCCPELTRLKPDVQTANAREMATQTSLPLDILEMEELKQSIDEIINSRHCSSKGTQISPQLGKSKNIAV; encoded by the exons aTGACACTTCTGGTGATCTGTTGCTTGTTCATGTTTCACCGAGTGTCGTCGGAATTGACGCATGGTTACGCTGGAAATTCCAACGGTGAAAACACGACATGGAACAGTCTGGAATTAAGTCCCAGACACAGGATCAAGGACTCCAGTTTCCTGCTGGACAGATATCCTATAAGAGAGTTGCCATCTGATCCCTTGAACTGCAGAAGACCTGCAAAATGTGTGGAATTAGAGAAGAACACATGTATGGGTACAAGATTACCATATACCAGAACCACTTTGGAATTGATACCCGAGGACATGACCCAGGATATGATAGAG GAAAGATTGCAAGTGTTACAAGCATTAAGGCATATACCAAAGTGTTGGGCAGTTGTTCAGCCTCTGTTGTGCTCAATATTTATGCCAAAATGTACCAATGATACGGTAGACTTGCCCTCTCAAGAGATGTGCAAGATAGTTTCTGGTCCCTGCAGAATTGTATTTAACCAAACAATCTGGCCAAGTTTCATCAAATGTGATAACACAGAACTGTTCCCAAGATTATGCAAAAATGATATTAGAGAGCTAAAGTTTAACATTTCGGGCAAATGTTTGAAGCCTCTGGTCCCGACTGATAATGCACTCGCCATTTTTGAAGGAGTTGAAAGTTGTGGAACACAATGTAATGACCCCTTGTTTACACCCGATGAGCACAAGCAGATACATTCTTTCATTGCTTGGGCTGCAGGGATATGTGGTTCTTTCAACCTGTTCACAGTT ATAACGTTTTTGATTGATTGGAGGAGTGCAAACAAGTATCCTGCCTTagttatattctatataaattGTTGTTTTATGATATCCTGTGTTGGTTGGCTCGCTCAATTTATGAATGCGAGCAGAGAAGTGATAGTATGCCGGAAAGATGGAACATTGAGAATGAGTGAGCCCAG TGGGGAAAACTTACTATGTGTTGTAGTATTTGTCTTGGTCTATTATTCTCTTATGGCAGCTATGGTATGGTTTGTGATTCTGACATATGCTTGGCACATGAGTTTCCAAGCACTAGGCAAAATTCAAGATAGGATCGACAAGAAGGGCgcatattttcatttaatagcTTGGTGTTTGCCACTCGTATTAACTGTAACTATCATGGCATTAGGAGAAATAGATGGAAACAGCGTAACTGGTATATGTTTCGTCGGTTACGCTAACCACACGATTAGAGCCTGGTTTCTACTTGGTCCTGTGCTAATAGTTTTATTAGCTGGAGGATATTTCTTATCGAGAG GACTGATTACTTTGATACGATTGAAGATAACCAGCCAAGAAATCATATCCGAAAGGGCAAGCGCTAAAATACGCGAGACCATCGTGCGTATGGGTCTGTTTTCAATTTTCACATTCGCTGCAGTCGTAGTAACATTTTATTGTCACATTTACGAGTTCCAACATTCGTGGCAGTGGCGTCAAAGCTTTAGAAACTATATGAT ATGTGCAATAACGACGAAATACTTAGACATTTCTGAATGCAAAATGGAGATCCGTCCGAGTGCAGCTAAAATGCAGCTGCACTTACTCTTACCATTTTTCTCTGGTATTCTTATGTCTTCGTGGGTCTGGACGAGTTCAACCGTGGACACGTGGACCAGATTTCTCAGACG AACTTTCAATTGTGAGACTGAAGAGCCGATCAGACTGAAGAAACACAAGATAATCGCACAAGCCTTCGCGAAAAGGAAAACTTTCAACAATGCCGGTCGCTTGTCCATCAGCTTCCATAATACTCACGAGGACCCGGTCGGCCTGAATTTCGATCTGAACTCCGTAGCTTCTCAAGACTTTAGCTCGACATGGGCTGCTGCTTTACCGAAATTAGTTACACGTAGATGCGCCCTAGTCGATGGAAAAGGCTCGGTGTCCAGTAATCGCAGGAACTCTGTAGATTCTGAGATCAGTTTCAGCGTACGCCGCGTCTCTGTGGAATCTAGAAGAAATTCCTTGGATTCGCAGATATCCGTGCAAATAGCAGAACTGAAGACAACGCGCAAGGTTGCTAGTACTTCTCGAGGACGACGAGGGAAGCGCCGCCGAGACTTCAGGAAATCGAGATCTGGCAAAGTGGGCCCACTGTTTAGAAGAGGGAGTACCACGTCGCAAGAGAGTCAACTTGGCGCGCAAATATTGTCAGCTTTGACTATAGGCGGTGACTCGAGAGTACCTGCGATTCAAGTGCCAAACATGAAGAGACGTTCGGCGATAACCGGCCTGGATGAAAGGGCGCTGAACCCTAAACTATTCGACGGAAAGAACGTGAACACGCTGCTGCCATTCTTATTCCCAGGACATAGCAACAGCGAAGAGATCAGCAGCGAGAAGCAACATCAAGGTGTCATAGGAAAGGACATGGACATCGAAGGAGGCAACATTGAGAAAGATGATCAGGAAGATCAAGATAGCGAGACTGACGATAGTCAGGCGGAAGAGGAGACGAAGATGTTGGAGCCCGAGGAGCCACACGAACGTAGCAAAAGTAAAACTAGCAATAAAAGTTCAAAGAGCTACGAAAGTATTAGAAGAAGCAGGGAAGGTCGCAGGAGTAAATATTTTCTTCAAGATGAGACCATTTTGAAACACCTGTTTCAAGAATCCAATGACATTAAATTGAAGAATGAAAGTGATATAATAGAGGCGTATAAGAAGGCAGGAATGGGAAACCTGGCATCCAGCTTAAACTCATGTTGTCCCGAGTTGACAAGACTCAAGCCGGATGTTCAGACTGCCAATGCCCGGGAAATGGCAACGCAAACGTCGCTTCCGTTAGATATCTTAGAAATGGAGGAGCTGAAACAAAGCATAGACGAGATCATTAACAGTCGGCATTGCAGCTCAAAGGGAACGCAGATCTCACCGCAATTAGGAAAGAGCAAAAACATTGCTGTATAA
- the LOC117229281 gene encoding dyslexia-associated protein KIAA0319 isoform X2 gives MPLIFYVGLYLLLFGSCIGDFSDWETKWQILCPGLYPTVYTSYTPRGNLSSGIYASQPHLNGLQHCIAACCTKPKCNVALMHNSTCYHLQCENSKICLPLYRGDLASESPPSMVLVKPVEEDEMWSDLLKHMDEDTGPPLMDGADRYHILFGGSNGMSCITQATCLENEICVKDPEKPDVGICQCSIGFKHNMEGMCVADEEMELSVTPQIKPQILKDSGTSMTPPVKRLLVSAVSKEVRLPENEVTLSAYTVPAEQENEHYNYAWSLLSQPESHTGIMTDQNRMTVKLSNLSEGLYTFKVTVNSPNAYGEAYANVSVLPPKRINQAPIAIISPASQVVKLPNTGAVLDGSSSKDDDRVISYHWELQQGPIGYQPNLVDTPTLQLDNLIPGNYTFKLTVEDSDHITNSTSANITVLKVTDYPPSANAGQDIIIYLPQNTLTLNGNLSTDDHGIASWEWTKSPSDQNKAVDMQNTRTPYLQLSNLEEGMYTFVLKVTDDSEQSSTAEVHVFVKPPTNKPPKADAGEDITIALPETKTLLDGHKSKDDIKIVSYHWEQVSGPSNAEFSAVNESITNVTKLTKGDYEFKLTVIDDNGNKDSDTVNVKVTQNKNAPPKANAGGDQIVNAPIGALIINGSQSTDDLRIKDWIWSRDSSSLAIGTIIQDTDKSPVLMLTDIVPGRYVFKLKVVDDQGLSSEDTVSVIVKPDPQLLHLVELTLNIGANMLTVSQKDSLVVKLQMLLRDEASIIVQNLRAEPHTGRAVLVFYVAKKGEQTTMPGPEVVKRLKEKLRQDSGLLQLSVANIDTVLCQNNCSGHGVCNQETRACMCEAFWMQNLIQKYFGNGDSNCDWSILYVIIALLSLVVCWVGLLWGLVCLCQRICTGKRRSLRAKKKPPRYSLLQPVPEDDSSTFSTHKMVLSESDTDSDDVLFEHRKTKNSQARNELYRI, from the exons ATGCCGTTAATCTTTTATGTGGGACTATATTTGTTACTTTTTGGTAGTTGCATCGGTGATTTCTCTGACTGGGAAACTAAATGGCAAATATTATGCCCTGGTTTATATCCCACAGTGTACACAAGTTACACACCTCGAGGAAATTTGTCCAGTGGAATATATGCTAGTCAGCCACACTTGAATGGTCTTCAACATTGCATTGCTGCCTGTTGCACTAAACCTAAGTGCAATGTGGCCCTTATGCATAATAGTACTTGTTACCATCTGCAATGTGAAAATTCCAAGATATGTTTACCTTTATATAGAGGCGATTTAGCTAGTGAAAGTCCACCAAGTATGGTCTTAGTTAAGCCTGTAGAGGAAGATGAAATGTGGAGTGATTTATTGAAACATATGGACGAAGATACTGG TCCTCCTCTTATGGATGGTGCAGACAGATATCATATTCTTTTTGGTGGGTCCAATGGTATGAGTTGTATCACTCAAGCAACTTGTTTGGAGAATGAAATATGTGTTAAAGATCCAGAAAAACCCGATGTTGGCATATGTCAATGTTCCATTGGCTTTAAACACAATATGGAAG GAATGTGCGTTGCGGATGAAGAAATGGAACTCAGTGTAACACCACAGATAAAACCACAGATTCTGAAAGACTCTGGGACATCAATGACTCCACCGGTGAAACGTTTGTTAGTTTCGGCTGTTTCAAAGGAAGTTCGTTTACCAGAAAATGAAGTAACATTGTCTGCATACACTGTACCTGCAGAGCAGGAGAATGAGCATTATAATTATGCCTGGAGCCTTTTAAGTCAGCCAGAAAGTCACACAGGCATTATGACTGATCAGAATCGTATGACTGTTAAATTGAGTAACTTGTCCGAGGGTTTATATACATTTAAGGTGACAGTAAATAGTCCCAATGCTTATGGCGAAGCGTACGCAAACGTCAGCGTTCTACCAC CCAAGAGAATAAATCAAGCACCAATAGCTATAATTTCACCTGCTTCACAAGTCGTAAAACTACCGAATACTGGAGCTGTGTTAGACGGGTCATCGAGCAAAGATGACGACCGGGTCATTTCTTATCACTGGGAATTGCAACAAGGACCTATTGGTTATCAACCTAATCTAGTCGATACACCCACGTTGCAATTAGATAATCTAATTCCTGGCAATTATACGTTTAA GTTGACTGTAGAAGATTCTGATCACATTACCAATTCTACTAGCGCTAACATAACTGTATTGAAAGTAACCGATTATCCACCTAGTGCAAACGCGGGAcaagatataattatatacttacCTCAGAATACACTTACTCTTAATGGTAACTTAAGCACAGACGATCACGGAATAGCGAGCTGGGAGTGGACGAAAAGTCCCTCTGATCAAAACAAAGCGGTGGATATGCAAAACACAAGGACTCCGTACTTACAACTGTCCAATTTAGAGGAGGGAATGTATACGTTTGTGCTAAAAGTAACAGACGATTCCGAGCAGTCTTCAACAGCTGAGGTTCACGTGTTTGTGAAACCACCAACGAATAAACCACCCAAGG CTGACGCAGGCGAAGATATAACGATAGCTCTGCCTGAAACAAAAACTCTACTAGATGGTCACAAAAGTAAAGATGATATTAAAATTGTCTCATATCATTGGGAACAAGTCAG TGGGCCCAGCAATGCAGAATTCTCTGCAGTTAACGAATCAATTACCAATGTAACAAAATTAACCAAGGGTGACTATGAGTTTAAGTTAACTGTAATCGATGATAACGGAAATAAAGATTCTGATACCGTGAATGTAAAAGTTACACAAA atAAAAATGCGCCTCCTAAAGCAAACGCGGGAGGTGATCAGATTGTAAACGCGCCCATCGGTGCATTGATCATTAATGGATCTCAATCAACTGATGACTTGAGAATTAAAGATTGGATATGGTCAAGAGATTCCTCTAGTCTTGCTATTGGTACTATAATTCAAGATACAGATAAGTCACCGGTTTTAAtg CTAACTGATATCGTCCCAGGTAGATACGTTTTTAAATTGAAAGTGGTGGATGACCAAGGTCTCAGTAGCGAAGACACTGTGTCGGTTATAGTAAAACCGG ATCCGCAATTATTACACTTGGTTGAACTCACATTAAATATCGGAGCAAACATGCTCACAGTGTCTCAAAAAGATTCATTGGTAGTAAAGTTACAAATGTTACTGCGAGATGAAGCATCAATTATTGTACAGAACTTAAGAGCAGAACCTCATACTGGCAGAGCAGTGCTAGTATTTTATGTTGCAAAGAAAGGAGAACAAACTACTATGCCGGGACCGGAAGTGGTTAAGCGGTTGAAGGAAAAACTAAGACAAGATTCCGGGCTTCTTCAGTTATCTGTCGCCAACATCGACACTGTTCTGTGTCAAAATAATTGTTCGG GTCATGGTGTATGCAATCAAGAGACAAGGGCATGTATGTGTGAAGCATTTTGGATGCAAAATTTAATACAGAAATATTTTGGTAATGGTGATTCCAACTGCG ATTGGAGCATTCTTTACGTGATCATCGCACTGCTATCTTTGGTTGTATGTTGGGTCGGTCTACTGTGGGGATTGGTTTGCCTATGCCAAAGAATATGTACGGGGAAGCGACGTTCGCTTCGTGCTAAGAAAAAACCCCCCCGATACTCCCTGTTACAACCGGTACCGGAAGACGATAGCAGCACct TTTCAACGCATAAAATGGTGCTATCTGAATCAGACACGGACTCTGACGATGTTTTATTCGAACACCGTAAGACGAAAAACAGCCAAGCAAGAAACG